A genomic stretch from Camelus dromedarius isolate mCamDro1 chromosome 10, mCamDro1.pat, whole genome shotgun sequence includes:
- the SPATA31F3 gene encoding protein SPATA31F3 — MLNPTFILWDVGYPLYTYGSIIIIALIIWQVRKTHQDLRLGPNRSCCRRHRKVKQKAKDKTSRARKLSWKEAEKPWELLSVMRSQGWLPQEGSVRRLLCADPCCHICNAVALEIQQLLSGETTHTTPASSGPSQGSSCLEIMSVSSLSFDQSQDSVHSKELSLPPATCTVSQLTHQKSLTQSVAKTAAKSASAVSIHDYWADHRQLRQGFQGPEVSWDAGVLSSSSLEERRIPVNQQDKKKRNSECVPEKQEAAEAGLGDKTKHFTHRIRPKVKVQGHKESAHLSKDEKVAKTKTEKVEKSPPPTKCPVKGAKSEKTTEEEGMTFFDALQCLDNEFQQRSVQSSHSWTLCLSRNSSKHCPQLTCSTHSKNPPHVSTLTSAEATCLHKENTQSRKKEFTGSQTSASS, encoded by the exons ATGTTGAACCCTACCTTTATTCTGTGGGATGTTGGATATCCCTTGTACACTTATGGCTCCATTATCATTATTGCATTAATTATTTGGCAAGTGAGAAAGACTCACCAAGATTTAAGATTGGGACCTAACAGGAGCTGCTGCCGG CGTCACCGGAAAGTCAAACAAAAGGCGAAAGATAAAACATCAAGAG CGAGGAAACTTTCCTGGAAAGAAGCTGAGAAGCCGTGGGAGCTGCTCTCTGTCATGAGAAG CCAGGGCTGGCTTCCTCAGGAGGGGAGTGTGCGGCGGCTCCTATGTGCAGATCCATGCTGCCACATCTGCAATGCTGTGGCTCTGGAGATTCAGCAGTTGCTATCGGGTGAGACCACCCACACCACCCCAGCTTCATCAGGGCCATCTCAGGGATCCTCTTGCCTAGAGATTATGTCCGTGTCTAGTCTCTCTTTTGATCAGAGTCAGGATTCTGTGCACTCCAAAGAGCTTTCACTTCCACCAGCAACCTGCACAGTGTCACAGCTAACACATCAGAAATCCTTAACCCAGTCAGTTGCCAAGACAGCTGCCAAGTCAGCCAGTGCAGTCAGCATCCATGATTACTGGGCTGACCACCGGCAACTAAGGCAGGGATTTCAAGGGCCAGAGGTGTCCTGGGATGCCGGAGTTCTGTCTTCTTCAAGCCTTGAAGAGCGTAGGATTCCTGTGAACCAGCAAGACAAGAAGAAGAGGAATTCTGAATGTGTCCCAGAGAAACAAG AAGCTGCAGAAGCTGGCTTGGGAGACAAGACAAAGCACTTTACACACCGGATTCGCCCAAAGGTGAAAGTTCAAGGGCATAAGGAATCCGCTCACCTCTCTAAGGATGAGAAAGTGGCCAAAACCAAGACAGAAAAGGTTGAGAAGAGTCCACCACCCACCAAATGCCCTGTGAAGGGAGCTAAGTCGGAGAAGACAACAGAGGAGGAGGGCATGACCTTCTTTGATGCCCTCCAGTGCCTTGACAACGAGTTCCAGCAACGCTCCGTTCAGTCCAGCCATTCCTGGACCCTGTGCCTTTCCCGCAACAGCTCAAAGCACTGTCCTCAGCTGACTTGTTCTACACATTCAAAAAACCCACCCCATGTCTCAACTCTCACCTCAGCAGAAGCCACTTGTCTACACAAGGAGAATACCCAGTCCAGGAAAAAGGAGTTCACAGGTTCCCAAACTTCTGCATCCTCCTGA